The Miscanthus floridulus cultivar M001 chromosome 17, ASM1932011v1, whole genome shotgun sequence genome has a window encoding:
- the LOC136516841 gene encoding tubulin gamma-2 chain, whose product MPREIITIQVGQCGNQIGMEFWKQLCLEHGIGKDGLLEDFATQGGDRKDVFFYQADDQHFIPRSLLIDLEPRVINGIQNSEYRNLYNHENIFVAEHGGGAGNNWASGYHQGEQVVDDIMDMVDREADGSDSLEGFVLCHSIAGGTGSGMGSYLLETLNDRYSKKLVQTYSVFPNQMETSDVVVQPYNSLLTLKRLTLNADCVVVLDNTALNRIAVERLHLSNPTFAQTNSLVSTVMSASTTTLRYPGYMNNDLVGLLASLIPTPRCHFLMTGYTPLTVERQVNMIRKTTVLDVMRRLLQTKNIMVSSYARTKEASQAKYISILNIIQGEVDPTQVHESLQRIRERKLVNFIDWAPASIQVALSRKSPYVQTTHRVSGLMLANHTSIRHLFSKCLGQYEKLRKKQAFLDNYRKFPMFADNDLSEFDESREIIESLVDEYKACESPDYIKWGMEDPGEANVAAALDSKLVV is encoded by the exons ATGCCGCGCGAGATCATCACGATCCAGGTGGGGCAATGCGGGAACCAGATCGGGATGGAGTTCTGGAAGCAGCTCTGCCTCGAGCATGGCATCGGCAAGGACGGCCTCCTCGAGGACTTCGCCACTCAG GGGGGTGACAGGAAGGACGTCTTCTTTTACCAGGCTGATGATCAGCACTTCATACCCAGATCTCTGCTTATTGACCTGGAGCCGAGAGTGATCAATGGAATTCAGAACAGCGAGTACAGGAACCTGTACAACCATGAGAACATATTTGTTGCTGAGCACGGTGGTGGTGCCGGGAACAACTGGGCCAGTGGATATCATCAG GGTGAACAAGTTGTTGATGATATCATGGACATGGTTGACAGAGAAGCAGATGGAAGTGATAGCCTTGAGGGTTTTGTCCTTTGTCACTCTATTGCTGGTGGAACTGGTTCAG GTATGGGTTCTTACCTGTTGGAGACACTGAATGATCGATACAGTAAAAAGCTTGTGCAGACATATAGTGTTTTCCCAAATCAGATGGAAACAAGTGATGTTGTCGTCCAACCTTACAACTCACTTTTAACTCTGAAGCGGCTGACACTGAATGCTGACTGTGTGGTTGTTCTTGACAATACGGCTCTTAATAGGATTGCCGTTGAGCGTCTTCATCTATCAAATCCTACTTTTGCACAAACAAACTCTTTGGTCTCTACGGTTATGTCTGCAAGCACAACTACTTTAAGGTATCCTGGATATATGAACAACGATCTGGTTGGCCTTCTTGCCTCCCTGATCCCCACTCCAAGGTGTCATTTTTTGATGACAGGTTATACTCCATTGACTGTTGAGCGCCAG GTTAACATGATACGCAAAACGACGGTATTGGATGTTATGAGAAGACTTCTGCAG ACAAAGAATATAATGGTGTCATCATATGCTCGGACAAAAGAAGCTAGCCAAGCTAAATACATCTCCATACTGAACATCATTCAAGGGGAGGTGGACCCTACACAG GTTCATGAGAGCCTGCAAAGGATACGCGAAAGGAAGCTTGTTAACTTTATAGACTGGGCACCTGCAAGCATTCAG GTTGCTTTGTCAAGAAAATCCCCATATGTTCAAACAACCCACAGG GTTAGTGGTCTGATGTTAGCAAATCATACGAGCATCCGTCACTTATTCAGCAAATGCCTGGGGCAATATGAGAAGCTAAGGAAAAAACAGGCTTTTCTTGACAACTACAGGAAGTTCCCAATGTTTGCG GACAATGATCTCTCTGAATTTGATGAATCTCGAGAGATAATAGAGAGCCTAGTTGATGAATACAAGGCCTGTGAGTCGCCAGACTACATTAAATGGGGAATGGAG GACCCTGGAGAGGCAAACGTTGCAGCAGCACTTGACTCTAAGTTGGTAGTGTAA